The genomic stretch CGCTGCAGCTGGATTGTCCCGACCTGGCGCTGGAGCGGCACGGGTCCTACCAGGATCGCCCGCTGTCCGACTTCATCGCCTTTTGCGAGCGCGTGGTGACGGCCATCAACCGCGCCATCGCCGGCCTGCCGCGCGATCGCATCCGCCTGCATGTCTGCTGGGGCAACTACGAAGGCCCGCACGATGCCGACGTGCCGCTGGCCGAGATCCTGCCTGTGGTGCTGAAGGCCCGGGTCGGCGGCTTCGTGCTGCCCTTCGCGAACCCGCGCCACGCGCACGAACATCGGTGCTTCCTGCGCACGCCGCTGGCCGATGACCAGGTGCTGGTGGCCGGCGTGATCGACACGCTGACCAACTTCGTCGAGCACCCCGAAGTGGTGGCCGAACGGCTCGAACGCATCGCGCAGAGCATCGGCGACCCGTCGCGCCTGATGGCCGGCACGGATTGCGGCTTCGACACGGCCGCCGGGCGCGGGCGCGTCGCGCGCGACGTGGTGTGGGCCAAGCTGCGCGCCATGTCGGAAGGCGCGCGCATCGCCTCCGACCGGCTGTTCGCGGGGCGCTGAGCCGATGTGCTGGCTGTGCACGCTGCGTCGCCCGCCGCCGCCGAAACCACAAGAACCGTCAGGGAGAAAACCGATGTTCCGTCGCACCCTTGCTGCCCTTGCGGTGCTCGCCGGCTTCGCCGCGCTGCCGGCGGAAGCACAGACGCCCGCCTGGCCGCGTGGCCAGGTGCGCATCCTGGTGACCTATCCGCCGGGTGGCACCACTGACTTCGTCGCGCGCTTCCTGGCCCAGCACCTGCAGCAGCAGACCGGCCAGCCCTTCGTGGTCGAGAACCGCTCGGGCGGCGGTGGCGTGGTCGGCTGGACCGCGGCGGTGCGCGCCCCCGCCGATGGCACCACCTTCCTGCTGACCGACAATTCGCTGGCGACGGCGCCGCCGCTTTACCCGGCGCTCGGCTTCGATATCCTGACCGACTTCACGCCGGTCTCGCTCCTGGTGGACTACCCGACGGTCTTCGTGGTGCCCGCGGAGTCCCCCGCGCGAACCTTGAGCGACTTCGTCACCGCGGCGCGCGCGCGTGGGCAGGACGCCGGCTTCTACGGATCGATGGGCGCGGGATCATCCCCGCATCTCTACATGGAATACCTGCAGGACGCGGCGAATTTCCGACTGACCCATGTGCCCTATCGCGGCATGGGCCCGGCCTTCGCCGACCTGCTGGCGGGGCGCGTCGGGCTGCTGATCGCGGCGCCGCCCACCGTGCTGGGCGCCGTGCGCGAAGGGCGTGCGCGCGCCATTGCCATCGGCACCACCGGCGCGCGCATTCCCGCCTTGCCCGACGTGCCGACGGCACGCGAGCAGGGCATCGATTTCACCTATTCCTTCTGGTACGGCGTGCTCGCCCCGCGCGGGCTCGATCCCGCCATCGTCGCACGCATGCAGCAGGAGATCGCGCGCTTCCTCGCGAACCCCGAGGTGCAGGAGCGCTTCCGCCAGCAGGGTGCGACCACCGTCGGCGGCGATGGCCCCGCCCTGCGCCGCGTCATGGAAGGGGAACTCGCGCGCTGGAGCGAGGTGATCCGCGTGAAGGGCATCACTTTGCAGAACTGAGCGCGGCCTCCGTCACGTCTTCCATCACCAGCCCCGCATAGCCGGGCGCATGGGTGATGGCGCCGGCGGTCAGCATCGCGGTCTGCAGGCGTTCCAGCGCCGCCGGCGGGAAGCGCGGGTTGGTCGTCCAGACGCCCAGCGTGCGGTAGCGGTCGATCGCGCGCCCCGCCGCGGCGCGGTCCAGCGCATCGAAATAGGGAGCGATGGTGTCGAGGATCTCGTCCGTCGCCGCCGCCGCAAACCATGCGAGCGTGGCGGCGAGGCCGCGCACCATCGCCTCGCAGGCGGCGCGCTTTTTCGCGATCACCTCGGCGCGACCATAGAAGGCGGTGTAGGAGGTCGGCCCGCGGCTCGCCTGCGCGTACCAGACATGGCCGGTGCC from Roseomonas fluvialis encodes the following:
- a CDS encoding Bug family tripartite tricarboxylate transporter substrate binding protein, with amino-acid sequence MFRRTLAALAVLAGFAALPAEAQTPAWPRGQVRILVTYPPGGTTDFVARFLAQHLQQQTGQPFVVENRSGGGGVVGWTAAVRAPADGTTFLLTDNSLATAPPLYPALGFDILTDFTPVSLLVDYPTVFVVPAESPARTLSDFVTAARARGQDAGFYGSMGAGSSPHLYMEYLQDAANFRLTHVPYRGMGPAFADLLAGRVGLLIAAPPTVLGAVREGRARAIAIGTTGARIPALPDVPTAREQGIDFTYSFWYGVLAPRGLDPAIVARMQQEIARFLANPEVQERFRQQGATTVGGDGPALRRVMEGELARWSEVIRVKGITLQN